A stretch of the Actinomyces faecalis genome encodes the following:
- the rpsJ gene encoding 30S ribosomal protein S10, giving the protein MAGQKIRIRLKSYDHEVIDSSARKIVDVVTRAGATVVGPVPLPTEKNVFCVIRSPHKYKDSREHFEMRTHKRLIDIVDPTPKAVDSLMRLDLPADVNIEIKL; this is encoded by the coding sequence ATGGCGGGACAGAAGATCCGCATCCGGCTCAAGTCCTACGACCACGAGGTCATCGACTCTTCGGCGCGCAAGATCGTCGACGTGGTGACCCGCGCAGGTGCGACGGTCGTGGGCCCGGTGCCGCTGCCGACCGAGAAGAACGTGTTCTGCGTCATCCGGTCGCCGCACAAGTACAAGGACAGCCGCGAGCACTTTGAGATGCGTACGCACAAGCGGCTGATCGACATCGTCGACCCGACGCCCAAGGCCGTCGACTCGCTCATGCGACTCGACCTGCCGGCCGACGTCAACATCGAGATCAAGCTCTGA
- the tuf gene encoding elongation factor Tu has translation MAKAKFERNKPHVNIGTIGHVDHGKTTLTAAISKVLHEEYPDLNPFTPFDEIDKAPEERQRGITINIAHVEYQTEKRHYAHVDAPGHADYIKNMITGAAQMDGAILVVAATDGPMAQTREHVLLARQVGVPVLLVALNKCDMVEDEELLELVEMEVRELLSSQDYDGDNAPVVRVSAFQALQGDEKWTATIKELMDAVDEYIPTPERDMDKPFLMPIEDVFTITGRGTVVTGRVERGKLAINSEVEILGIRDAQKTTVTGIEMFHKSMDEAWAGENCGLLLRGTRREDVERGQVVVKPGSITPHTEFEGHVYILTKDEGGRHNPFYSNYRPQFYFRTTDVTGVITLPEGTEMVMPGDTTEMSVQLIQPIAMEEGLGFAIREGGRTVGSGRVTKIIK, from the coding sequence GTGGCCAAGGCCAAGTTCGAGCGGAACAAGCCGCACGTCAACATCGGAACGATCGGTCACGTCGACCACGGCAAGACGACGCTGACCGCCGCGATCTCCAAGGTCCTGCACGAGGAGTACCCGGACCTCAACCCCTTCACCCCCTTCGACGAGATCGACAAGGCTCCTGAGGAGCGCCAGCGCGGTATCACGATCAACATCGCGCACGTCGAGTACCAGACCGAGAAGCGTCACTACGCCCACGTCGACGCCCCTGGCCACGCCGACTACATCAAGAACATGATCACCGGTGCGGCCCAGATGGATGGCGCCATCCTCGTGGTCGCCGCCACCGACGGCCCCATGGCCCAGACCCGTGAGCACGTCCTGCTCGCCCGTCAGGTCGGCGTGCCGGTCCTGCTGGTCGCCCTCAACAAGTGCGACATGGTCGAGGACGAGGAGCTCCTCGAGCTCGTCGAGATGGAGGTCCGCGAGCTGCTGTCCTCCCAGGACTACGACGGCGACAACGCCCCGGTCGTGCGCGTCTCCGCTTTCCAGGCCCTGCAGGGTGACGAGAAGTGGACCGCCACCATCAAGGAGCTCATGGACGCGGTCGACGAGTACATCCCGACCCCCGAGCGTGACATGGACAAGCCGTTCCTCATGCCGATTGAGGACGTCTTCACCATCACCGGTCGTGGCACGGTCGTCACCGGTCGTGTCGAGCGCGGTAAGCTCGCCATCAACTCCGAGGTTGAGATCCTCGGTATCCGCGACGCCCAGAAGACCACGGTCACGGGCATCGAGATGTTCCACAAGTCCATGGACGAGGCGTGGGCCGGTGAGAACTGTGGTCTGCTCCTGCGTGGTACCCGTCGTGAGGACGTCGAGCGCGGCCAGGTTGTTGTCAAGCCCGGCTCCATCACCCCGCACACCGAGTTCGAGGGCCACGTCTACATCCTGACCAAGGACGAGGGCGGCCGCCACAACCCCTTCTACTCGAACTACCGTCCGCAGTTCTACTTCCGTACCACGGACGTCACCGGTGTCATCACCCTCCCCGAGGGCACCGAGATGGTCATGCCCGGCGACACCACCGAGATGTCCGTCCAGCTGATCCAGCCCATCGCCATGGAGGAGGGCCTCGGCTTCGCCATCCGTGAGGGTGGTCGTACCGTGGGCTCCGGCCGCGTCACCAAGATCATCAAGTGA
- the fusA gene encoding elongation factor G, with translation MALDVLTDLKKVRNIGIMAHIDAGKTTVSERILFYTGINYKIGETHDGASTMDWMEQEQERGITITSAATTCFWKNNQINLIDTPGHVDFTVEVERSLRVLDGAVAVFDGKEGVEPQSETVWRQADKYNVPRICYINKMDKLGANFDFSVQTIRDRLHATPIVLNFPIGAESEFSGVVDVIEMRAVRFPEKDADGQDTRGAVVEYEEIPADLVDKAEAYRAELLETVAEADDELMEKYLEGGELSVEEIKSGIRKLTIAGEAYPVLAGSAFKNKGIQPVLDAVIDFLPSPLDIPPVEGHEPGDEEKILTRPSDEGEPFAALAFKVATHPFYGKLVYVRVYSGSVGSGDQALNATKGKKERIGKMFQMHSNKENPVEVAHAGHIYAFIGLKDVTTGDTLCAQNAPVILESMTFPDPVIHVAIEPKTKGDQEKLGVAIQKLSEEDPTFTVELDEETGQTVIGGMGELHLDVFVDRMRREFKVEANVGNPMVAYRETLRKKVDKVEYTHKKQTGGSGQFAKVQMSFEPLEVVEAEDGEEKQHYEFVNAVTGGRVPREYIPSVDAGVQDAMLTGVLAGYPVVDVKATLLDGAYHEVDSSEMAFKIAGSMAFKEGAKKASPVLLEPVMAVEVRTPEEYMGDVIGDLNSRRGMIQSMEDAVGVKVIKAAVPLSEMFGYVGDLRSKTQGRAVYSMSFDSYAEVPKNVADEIIAKAKGE, from the coding sequence GTGGCACTCGACGTGCTGACTGACCTCAAGAAGGTCCGCAACATCGGCATCATGGCCCATATTGATGCCGGTAAGACCACCGTCTCCGAGCGCATCCTGTTCTACACCGGCATCAACTACAAGATCGGTGAGACCCACGACGGTGCCTCGACGATGGACTGGATGGAGCAGGAGCAGGAGCGTGGTATCACCATCACCTCCGCCGCGACCACCTGCTTCTGGAAGAACAACCAGATCAACCTCATTGACACCCCCGGACACGTGGACTTCACGGTCGAGGTCGAGCGCTCCCTGCGCGTACTCGATGGCGCCGTGGCCGTCTTCGACGGCAAGGAGGGCGTTGAGCCACAGTCCGAGACCGTGTGGCGTCAGGCGGACAAGTACAACGTCCCGCGCATCTGCTACATCAACAAGATGGACAAGCTGGGCGCGAACTTCGACTTCTCCGTCCAGACGATCCGCGACCGGCTCCACGCCACCCCGATCGTCCTCAACTTCCCCATCGGTGCCGAGAGCGAGTTCTCTGGCGTCGTCGACGTCATCGAGATGCGCGCTGTGCGTTTCCCGGAGAAGGACGCCGACGGCCAGGACACTCGTGGCGCCGTCGTGGAGTACGAGGAGATCCCCGCTGACCTGGTCGACAAGGCCGAGGCCTACCGCGCTGAGCTCCTGGAGACCGTCGCCGAGGCCGACGACGAGCTCATGGAGAAGTACCTTGAGGGCGGCGAGCTGAGCGTCGAGGAGATCAAGAGCGGTATCCGCAAGCTCACGATCGCTGGCGAGGCCTACCCGGTCCTGGCTGGCTCCGCCTTCAAGAACAAGGGCATCCAGCCTGTCCTGGACGCGGTTATCGACTTCCTGCCCTCCCCGCTGGACATCCCGCCGGTGGAGGGGCACGAGCCCGGTGACGAGGAGAAGATCCTCACCCGTCCCTCTGACGAGGGTGAGCCCTTCGCCGCGCTGGCCTTCAAGGTGGCGACCCACCCCTTCTACGGCAAGCTCGTCTACGTGCGCGTCTACTCCGGCTCGGTCGGCTCCGGCGACCAGGCTCTCAACGCCACCAAGGGCAAGAAGGAGCGCATCGGGAAGATGTTCCAGATGCACTCCAACAAGGAGAACCCGGTTGAGGTGGCCCACGCCGGCCACATCTACGCCTTCATCGGCCTCAAGGACGTCACCACCGGTGACACGCTGTGCGCCCAGAACGCGCCGGTGATCCTTGAGTCGATGACCTTCCCGGACCCGGTGATCCACGTGGCCATCGAGCCCAAGACCAAGGGCGACCAGGAGAAGCTGGGCGTGGCCATCCAGAAGCTGTCCGAGGAGGACCCGACCTTCACGGTTGAGCTCGACGAGGAGACCGGCCAGACCGTGATCGGCGGTATGGGCGAGCTGCACCTGGACGTCTTCGTTGACCGTATGCGTCGTGAGTTCAAGGTTGAGGCCAACGTCGGTAACCCGATGGTCGCCTACCGCGAGACCCTTCGCAAGAAGGTCGACAAGGTCGAGTACACGCACAAGAAGCAGACCGGTGGTTCCGGCCAGTTCGCGAAGGTGCAGATGTCCTTCGAGCCGTTGGAGGTCGTTGAGGCCGAGGACGGCGAGGAGAAGCAGCACTACGAGTTCGTCAACGCCGTCACCGGTGGCCGTGTCCCGCGCGAGTACATCCCCAGCGTGGACGCCGGCGTCCAGGACGCCATGCTCACTGGTGTCCTGGCCGGCTACCCGGTTGTCGACGTCAAGGCCACGCTGCTTGACGGCGCCTACCACGAGGTCGACTCCTCCGAGATGGCCTTCAAGATCGCCGGTTCCATGGCGTTCAAGGAGGGTGCCAAGAAGGCCTCGCCGGTTCTCCTTGAGCCGGTCATGGCCGTTGAGGTCCGTACCCCCGAGGAGTACATGGGTGACGTCATCGGTGACCTGAACTCCCGTCGTGGCATGATCCAGTCGATGGAGGACGCCGTCGGCGTCAAGGTCATCAAGGCTGCGGTGCCGCTGTCCGAGATGTTCGGCTACGTTGGTGACCTGCGTTCCAAGACCCAGGGCCGTGCCGTGTACTCGATGAGCTTTGACTCCTACGCTGAGGTTCCCAAGAACGTCGCGGACGAGATCATCGCCAAGGCCAAGGGCGAGTAG
- the rpsG gene encoding 30S ribosomal protein S7 has translation MPRKGPAPKRPLAVDPVYGSPTVTQLVNRVLLDGKKSTAERIVYGALEGVRAKTDQDPVSVLKRALDNIRPALEVRSRRVGGATYQVPVEVRPNRATTLALRWLVDFSRQRRENTMTERLMNEILDASNGLGAAVKRREDMHRMAESNKAFAHYRW, from the coding sequence ATGCCTCGTAAGGGTCCCGCTCCCAAGCGTCCGCTCGCCGTCGACCCGGTCTACGGCTCTCCGACTGTGACCCAGCTGGTCAACCGCGTCCTGCTGGACGGAAAGAAGTCCACCGCTGAGCGCATCGTCTACGGCGCCCTGGAAGGGGTGCGCGCCAAGACGGACCAGGACCCGGTCTCGGTCCTCAAGCGCGCGCTGGACAACATCCGCCCGGCCCTGGAGGTTCGCTCCCGCCGTGTCGGTGGTGCCACCTACCAGGTCCCGGTTGAGGTCCGCCCCAACCGCGCCACCACCCTGGCCCTGCGCTGGCTGGTGGACTTCTCTCGCCAGCGTCGTGAGAACACGATGACCGAGCGTCTCATGAATGAGATCCTGGACGCCTCGAACGGCCTGGGTGCCGCTGTCAAGCGCCGCGAGGACATGCACCGGATGGCCGAGTCCAACAAGGCCTTCGCCCACTACCGCTGGTAA
- the rpsL gene encoding 30S ribosomal protein S12: MPTIQQLVRKGRSTKRSSSKTPALKASPQRRGVCTRVYTTTPKKPNSALRKVARVRLSTGIEVTAYIPGEGHNLQEHSIVLVRGGRVKDLPGVRYHIVRGSLDTQGVKGRQQARSKYGAKKEKK; encoded by the coding sequence GTGCCTACCATTCAGCAGCTGGTCCGCAAGGGCCGCTCGACAAAGCGCTCGTCGTCAAAGACGCCTGCGCTCAAGGCCAGCCCGCAGCGTCGTGGCGTGTGCACGCGTGTGTACACCACGACCCCGAAGAAGCCGAACTCCGCCCTTCGTAAGGTCGCCCGTGTGCGCCTGTCGACCGGTATCGAGGTCACTGCCTACATCCCCGGTGAGGGTCACAACCTCCAGGAGCACTCGATCGTGCTCGTACGCGGTGGTCGTGTCAAGGACCTCCCCGGTGTCCGCTACCACATCGTGCGTGGCTCCCTCGACACCCAGGGTGTCAAGGGACGTCAGCAGGCACGCTCCAAGTACGGCGCGAAGAAGGAGAAGAAGTAA